The following are from one region of the Sandaracinus amylolyticus genome:
- a CDS encoding alpha-amylase family glycosyl hydrolase, which produces MPTHASEVSVVLVAPDGTRRVRALPRVRPGLHEAVVAGIGAGTRYLLRIDDREVPDPFARSLPEGPYAPAEVLPPRSPSTPRRPIDMKRAPVIYELHVGTFTREGTFAAAREKLPHLVELGVDAIELMPVASFPGARGWGYDGVALLAPHAAYGGPDELASLVDEAHRLRLSVLLDVVLNHFGPDANWLPAIDPSLFDEDEPTPWGAAPRFSHPAMRALAREVLRLYVVEYGFDGLRLDATHAIVDRSATHVIAELSQLARGMPGPPVLIAEDERRDPMLFDRLRLDATWADDFHHAVHVLLTGERDGYYAPYEPTLSTLADVLRAGWRGPTHGDRERLVYCLENHDQTGNRAMGDRFWSLARDEDARAATLLAFFAPSSVLLFQGQEWGTRVPFLYFTDHEPELGAKVSEGRRAEFAEFPAFRDPAARARIPDPQDQRTFERGKLDWSERDRAPHDAILALHRAAIALRRSDPVLCDPSAELQVARHGEMLIVTRALRGARRVLAWNLGHEPRELRAGGRVLLASREDALHEMHLAARCAVILAC; this is translated from the coding sequence GTGCCGACCCACGCGAGCGAGGTCTCGGTCGTGCTCGTCGCGCCCGACGGAACGCGTCGGGTCCGTGCGCTCCCGCGGGTGAGACCGGGGCTGCACGAGGCCGTCGTCGCGGGGATCGGCGCGGGCACGCGCTACCTGCTGCGCATCGACGATCGCGAGGTGCCCGACCCCTTCGCGCGCTCGCTGCCCGAGGGCCCGTACGCGCCCGCGGAGGTGCTCCCGCCGCGCTCGCCGAGCACGCCGCGACGACCCATCGACATGAAGCGCGCGCCCGTGATCTACGAGCTGCACGTCGGGACGTTCACGCGCGAGGGCACGTTCGCGGCGGCGCGCGAGAAGCTGCCGCACCTCGTGGAGCTCGGGGTCGACGCGATCGAGCTCATGCCGGTCGCGAGCTTCCCGGGCGCGCGGGGCTGGGGCTACGACGGCGTCGCGCTGCTCGCGCCGCACGCCGCGTACGGAGGGCCCGACGAGCTCGCCTCGTTGGTGGACGAAGCGCACCGGCTCCGGCTCTCGGTGCTGCTCGACGTGGTGCTCAACCACTTCGGGCCCGACGCGAACTGGCTGCCCGCGATCGACCCCTCGCTGTTCGACGAGGACGAGCCGACGCCCTGGGGCGCGGCGCCTCGGTTCTCGCATCCCGCGATGCGCGCGCTCGCGCGCGAGGTGCTGCGTCTCTACGTCGTCGAGTACGGCTTCGACGGGCTGCGCCTCGACGCGACGCACGCGATCGTCGATCGCTCGGCGACCCACGTGATCGCGGAGCTCTCGCAGCTCGCGCGCGGCATGCCCGGACCGCCGGTGTTGATCGCGGAGGACGAGCGGCGTGATCCGATGCTCTTCGACCGGCTGCGCCTCGACGCGACGTGGGCCGACGACTTCCACCACGCGGTGCACGTGCTGCTCACCGGTGAGCGCGACGGCTACTACGCGCCCTACGAGCCCACGCTCTCGACGCTCGCCGACGTGCTGCGCGCCGGATGGCGCGGCCCGACGCACGGCGATCGCGAGCGCCTCGTGTACTGCCTCGAGAACCACGATCAGACGGGCAATCGCGCGATGGGCGATCGCTTCTGGAGCCTCGCGCGCGACGAGGACGCGCGCGCCGCGACGCTGCTCGCGTTCTTCGCGCCGTCGAGCGTGCTGCTCTTCCAGGGCCAGGAGTGGGGCACGCGCGTGCCCTTCCTCTACTTCACCGATCACGAGCCCGAGCTCGGCGCGAAGGTGTCGGAGGGACGGCGCGCGGAATTCGCGGAGTTCCCCGCGTTCCGCGATCCCGCGGCGCGTGCGCGCATCCCCGATCCCCAGGACCAGCGGACGTTCGAGCGCGGGAAGCTCGACTGGAGCGAGCGCGACCGCGCCCCCCACGACGCGATCCTCGCGCTGCACCGCGCGGCGATCGCGCTGCGCAGGAGCGATCCCGTGCTCTGCGATCCGAGCGCGGAGCTGCAGGTCGCGCGGCACGGCGAGATGTTGATCGTGACGCGCGCGCTGCGCGGCGCGCGGCGTGTGCTCGCGTGGAACCTCGGTCACGAGCCGCGCGAGCTGCGCGCAGGTGGTCGTGTGTTGCTCGCGTCGCGCGAGGACGCGCTGCACGAGATGCACCTCGCCGCGCGCTGCGCCGTGATCCTCGCGTGCTGA
- a CDS encoding c-type cytochrome → MKRRVLRWSLRGAALALVLALGGFLVAVSGIVPVGASGGHWAITEWMLQFGKRRSIATHTLFAEPLELDEPWLVLKGAGHYETGCRPCHGSPDLPSPRIAQAMLPRPPYLPDVIGERDPEALFYVVKHGLKFTGMPAWPAAHRDDEVRALVAFLLAMPELDADEYLELVHGEAPHDTAAGALPDLVEPAVVPDVVAHHCARCHGTDGRGRGVAAFPSLAGQSREYLERALVAYADGDRHSGIMQPIAADLSDADRHDVAIYYAGLDAGAPVERVGPQERIERGEEIARGLAERGAPSCQDCHGPAEWARNPAYPRLSGQFADYLELQLELFRSGHRGGSQYADLMHHVAPRLTPEDVRDVALYYASLTPSHDDARAER, encoded by the coding sequence GTGAAGCGCAGGGTGCTGCGATGGTCGCTGCGGGGCGCGGCGCTCGCGCTCGTGCTCGCGCTCGGCGGCTTCCTCGTCGCGGTCTCGGGGATCGTGCCGGTCGGCGCGAGCGGTGGTCACTGGGCGATCACCGAGTGGATGCTGCAGTTCGGAAAGCGCCGCTCGATCGCGACGCACACGCTCTTCGCCGAGCCGCTCGAGCTCGACGAGCCGTGGCTCGTGCTGAAGGGCGCGGGCCACTACGAGACGGGCTGTCGTCCGTGCCACGGCAGCCCCGATCTGCCGAGCCCGCGCATCGCGCAGGCGATGCTGCCGCGCCCGCCGTACCTGCCCGACGTGATCGGGGAGCGAGATCCCGAAGCGCTCTTCTACGTGGTGAAGCACGGGCTCAAGTTCACCGGGATGCCCGCGTGGCCGGCCGCGCATCGCGACGACGAGGTGCGCGCGTTGGTCGCCTTCCTGCTCGCGATGCCGGAGCTCGACGCCGACGAGTACCTCGAGCTGGTGCACGGCGAGGCGCCGCACGACACCGCCGCGGGCGCGCTGCCCGATCTCGTCGAGCCGGCGGTGGTGCCGGACGTCGTCGCGCACCACTGCGCGCGCTGTCACGGCACCGATGGTCGCGGTCGCGGCGTCGCGGCGTTCCCTTCGCTCGCCGGACAGTCCCGCGAGTACCTCGAGCGCGCGCTCGTGGCCTACGCGGACGGCGATCGTCACAGCGGGATCATGCAGCCGATCGCCGCCGACCTGAGCGACGCGGATCGTCACGACGTCGCGATCTACTACGCAGGTCTCGATGCCGGCGCGCCGGTCGAGCGCGTCGGGCCGCAGGAGCGCATCGAGCGCGGCGAGGAGATCGCGCGCGGGCTCGCGGAGCGCGGCGCTCCTTCGTGCCAGGACTGCCATGGCCCCGCGGAGTGGGCGCGGAATCCCGCGTATCCGCGGCTCAGCGGCCAGTTCGCGGACTATCTCGAGCTGCAGCTCGAGCTCTTCCGATCGGGCCACCGCGGCGGCTCGCAGTACGCCGATCTCATGCACCACGTCGCGCCGCGGCTCACGCCCGAGGACGTGCGCGACGTCGCGCTCTACTACGCCTCGCTCACGCCCTCGCACGACGACGCACGGGCGGAGCGATGA
- a CDS encoding cytochrome c oxidase assembly protein, giving the protein MLPLGLLVLAAAWAAPLADVLPGPFAAHMTMHMGVVAVAAPMLALGVAGTPFDPVRRAPRWFAPVPVSFVELVLVWGWHAPALHQVARQTALGFALEQGSFLASGVWLWVSALGGDDHRSANRRGLGVVALLLTSMHMTLLGALVALAPRPLYACHGASSITPLEDQQIGGAIMLAVGAVSYLAGGVALSARLVREARA; this is encoded by the coding sequence ATGCTCCCGCTCGGCCTGCTCGTGCTCGCCGCGGCGTGGGCCGCGCCCCTCGCCGACGTGCTGCCGGGCCCGTTCGCCGCGCATATGACGATGCACATGGGTGTCGTCGCGGTCGCGGCTCCGATGCTCGCGCTCGGCGTGGCCGGCACGCCGTTCGATCCGGTCCGGCGCGCGCCGCGGTGGTTCGCGCCGGTGCCGGTGTCGTTCGTCGAGCTCGTGTTGGTGTGGGGCTGGCACGCGCCCGCGCTGCACCAGGTCGCGCGGCAGACTGCGCTCGGCTTCGCGCTCGAGCAGGGGAGCTTCCTCGCGAGCGGCGTGTGGCTGTGGGTCTCTGCGCTCGGCGGGGACGATCACCGCTCGGCGAATCGGCGCGGGCTCGGCGTCGTCGCGCTCCTGCTCACGTCGATGCACATGACGTTGCTCGGCGCGCTCGTCGCGCTCGCGCCTCGCCCGCTCTACGCGTGCCACGGCGCGTCCTCGATCACGCCGCTCGAAGATCAGCAGATCGGCGGCGCGATCATGCTCGCGGTCGGTGCGGTGTCGTACCTCGCGGGTGGCGTCGCGCTCTCGGCGCGCCTGGTGCGGGAGGCGCGCGCGTGA
- the ctaD gene encoding cytochrome c oxidase subunit I, which translates to MTDPEPLSEAPPEELRRAQEERLLAVWKSPVGLRYFSDVNNTRVGVWYTAVAFVFFLFAGVLALLMRIQLAVSENDFLSAETYNQTFTVHGSVMMFLFAIPIFEAIAVTLMPQMLGARDLPFPRLAAYGFWCFVIGGVFLSGSIFFDAAPRGGWFMYPPLTSQYQPDIGADIWLLGFSFIEVAAIASAVELIVGALKCRPPGMRIHLIPLYVWYTLVAAVMIVFAFPPLIAGSMLLELERAFDWPFFDASRGGDPLLWQHLFWLFGHPEVYIIFLPSIALVAMIVPTFARKPMVGYSWIVLAAIGIGFLSFGLWVHHMYTTGLPGISLGLFSAASIAVAIPTGVQFFCFVATLLVGRVTRSLPLLWVVGSMAIFVFGGLTGVMLALAPFDFQAHDSFFVVGHFHYVLIGGAIFPIIAGLYYFYPIVGGKMLSDRLGTIAFWLSFVGFNVAFLPMHLTGMRGMPRRVFTYPAELGLDALNLASTIGAFVLALGLGVIAVDVVRPRRRQPIAARNPWGAGTLEWVQEMPGKSWGIRSIPEIDSRYPIWDQPDLMRDIDEGRFYLPDAEEGMRETLVTSVIDARPLQCQRLPGPSFIPLVAAIATGGFFVLGTFEQWPLALACLVVTTAVIWRWLWIGTAQKPEKTEKDIGLGVRLPLYVSGAQSVGWWGLLVTMLADFTAFVSIVFGYFFFWTIHVDFPPATSDGPGILWPALGGALVLGAWALTLLCRRLNRRASARAFYVALLGALVLAALSVPALLAGPFFHAMDPTRHAYDATVWLLLVWTALHVVLGVIMQLYCLARRVAGRMTGEHDIDIHNVVLYWHFTLLTAVITVLVVAGFPSAA; encoded by the coding sequence ATGACGGATCCCGAGCCGCTCTCCGAGGCCCCGCCGGAGGAGCTCCGCCGTGCGCAGGAGGAGCGCCTGCTCGCCGTGTGGAAATCCCCGGTGGGGCTCCGCTATTTCTCGGACGTCAACAACACGAGAGTGGGTGTCTGGTACACGGCCGTCGCGTTCGTGTTCTTCCTCTTCGCGGGCGTGCTCGCGCTGCTCATGCGCATCCAGCTCGCAGTCTCGGAGAACGACTTCCTCTCTGCCGAGACCTACAATCAGACGTTCACCGTGCACGGCTCGGTGATGATGTTCCTCTTCGCGATCCCGATCTTCGAGGCGATCGCGGTGACGCTGATGCCTCAGATGCTCGGCGCGCGCGATCTCCCGTTCCCGCGCCTCGCCGCGTACGGATTCTGGTGCTTCGTGATCGGCGGGGTCTTCCTCAGCGGATCGATCTTCTTCGATGCCGCGCCGCGCGGCGGATGGTTCATGTATCCGCCGCTCACGTCGCAGTACCAGCCGGACATCGGCGCCGACATCTGGCTGCTCGGATTCTCGTTCATCGAGGTCGCGGCGATCGCGTCGGCGGTGGAGCTGATCGTCGGTGCGCTGAAGTGCCGTCCTCCCGGGATGCGCATCCACCTGATTCCGCTCTACGTCTGGTACACGCTCGTCGCGGCGGTGATGATCGTGTTCGCGTTCCCGCCGCTGATCGCAGGGAGCATGTTGCTCGAGCTCGAGCGCGCCTTCGACTGGCCGTTCTTCGATGCGAGCCGCGGCGGCGATCCACTGCTCTGGCAGCACCTCTTCTGGCTCTTCGGCCATCCCGAGGTCTACATCATCTTTCTGCCGTCGATCGCGCTGGTCGCGATGATCGTCCCGACCTTCGCGCGCAAACCGATGGTCGGATATTCGTGGATCGTCCTCGCCGCGATCGGGATCGGATTCCTGAGCTTCGGGCTCTGGGTCCATCACATGTACACGACGGGACTTCCAGGGATCTCACTCGGTCTCTTCTCGGCGGCGTCGATCGCCGTCGCGATCCCCACGGGCGTGCAGTTCTTCTGTTTCGTCGCGACGCTGCTGGTCGGGCGGGTGACACGATCGCTGCCGCTCCTCTGGGTCGTCGGGAGCATGGCGATCTTCGTCTTCGGCGGGCTCACCGGCGTGATGCTCGCGCTCGCGCCCTTCGACTTCCAAGCGCACGACAGCTTCTTCGTCGTCGGGCACTTCCACTACGTGCTGATCGGCGGTGCGATCTTTCCGATCATCGCCGGGCTCTATTATTTCTATCCTATCGTCGGCGGGAAGATGCTCTCCGACCGACTGGGCACGATCGCATTCTGGCTCTCGTTCGTCGGATTCAACGTCGCATTCCTCCCGATGCACCTCACCGGGATGCGCGGAATGCCACGGCGCGTGTTCACGTATCCCGCGGAGCTCGGGCTCGACGCGCTGAACCTCGCTTCGACGATCGGCGCGTTCGTGTTGGCGCTCGGGCTCGGGGTGATCGCCGTCGACGTGGTCAGGCCGCGACGCAGACAGCCGATCGCCGCGCGCAATCCCTGGGGCGCCGGGACGCTCGAGTGGGTCCAGGAGATGCCCGGGAAGTCGTGGGGAATCCGCTCCATCCCCGAGATCGACTCGCGCTATCCGATCTGGGATCAGCCCGATCTGATGCGCGACATCGACGAGGGGCGTTTCTATCTGCCCGATGCGGAAGAAGGAATGCGCGAGACGCTCGTCACCTCGGTGATCGACGCACGCCCGCTGCAGTGTCAGCGGCTCCCCGGGCCGAGCTTCATCCCGCTCGTCGCGGCGATCGCGACCGGCGGGTTCTTCGTGCTCGGCACGTTCGAGCAGTGGCCGCTCGCGCTCGCGTGTCTCGTCGTGACGACGGCGGTGATCTGGCGCTGGTTGTGGATCGGCACGGCGCAGAAGCCGGAGAAGACGGAGAAGGACATCGGCCTCGGAGTCCGATTGCCGCTCTACGTGTCAGGAGCGCAGTCCGTCGGATGGTGGGGGCTCCTGGTCACGATGCTCGCGGACTTCACTGCATTCGTCTCGATCGTGTTCGGCTATTTCTTCTTCTGGACCATCCACGTCGATTTCCCGCCCGCCACGTCGGACGGGCCCGGGATCCTCTGGCCGGCGCTCGGTGGCGCGCTCGTGCTCGGCGCGTGGGCGCTCACGCTGCTCTGCCGCCGGCTCAATCGCCGCGCCTCGGCCCGCGCGTTCTACGTCGCGCTCCTCGGCGCGCTCGTGCTCGCGGCGCTGAGCGTGCCGGCGCTCCTCGCCGGGCCCTTCTTCCACGCGATGGATCCGACGCGGCACGCGTACGACGCGACGGTGTGGCTGCTGCTCGTGTGGACTGCGCTCCACGTCGTGCTCGGCGTGATCATGCAGCTCTATTGCCTCGCACGTCGCGTCGCAGGGCGCATGACGGGCGAGCACGACATCGACATCCACAACGTCGTGCTCTATTGGCACTTCACGCTCCTCACCGCGGTGATCACCGTGCTCGTGGTCGCGGGATTCCCGAGCGCCGCATGA
- the coxB gene encoding cytochrome c oxidase subunit II translates to MLAIGCRGPQSALDPAARDAERLADLFWLLTWGSAVVWLASVGLAVYAAYVPRAPVSAQAAHRLVVFGGAVIPTLVLGALLVHGLAMIPQLLAPAPRGALEIEVVGEQWWWRVRHRDGQGRIVESANELRLPAGVPVQVWLETRDVIHSFWIPALGGKVDMIPGRRTHLRLEPARPGTYRGVCAEYCGTSHAWMAFAVIVEPQRDHEQWLARELGDALEPTTAPARRGATLFLENGCGACHAIRGTAADGTLGPDLTHVGSRHTLGAGRSDLDRDALRSWIADPERLKPGVHMPSFGMLPDEHLEALAAYLEGLR, encoded by the coding sequence GTGCTCGCCATCGGATGCCGAGGGCCACAGTCGGCGCTCGACCCCGCTGCCCGCGACGCGGAGCGGCTCGCGGATCTGTTCTGGCTGCTGACCTGGGGCAGCGCCGTGGTGTGGCTCGCGTCGGTCGGGCTCGCGGTCTACGCGGCGTACGTGCCGCGCGCGCCGGTCTCCGCGCAGGCCGCCCATCGACTCGTCGTCTTCGGGGGCGCGGTGATCCCGACGCTCGTGCTCGGCGCGCTGCTCGTGCACGGGCTCGCGATGATCCCCCAGCTGCTCGCGCCTGCGCCCCGCGGCGCGCTGGAGATCGAGGTCGTCGGCGAGCAGTGGTGGTGGCGCGTGCGTCATCGCGATGGGCAGGGGCGCATCGTCGAGAGCGCGAACGAGCTGCGCCTGCCCGCGGGCGTTCCGGTCCAGGTCTGGCTCGAGACGCGCGACGTGATCCACTCGTTCTGGATCCCGGCGCTCGGCGGCAAGGTCGACATGATCCCGGGACGACGCACGCACCTGCGGCTCGAGCCCGCGCGCCCCGGGACCTATCGCGGCGTGTGCGCGGAGTACTGCGGCACGTCGCACGCGTGGATGGCGTTCGCCGTGATCGTCGAGCCGCAGCGCGATCACGAGCAGTGGTTGGCGCGCGAGCTGGGCGATGCGCTCGAGCCCACGACGGCCCCCGCACGCCGCGGCGCGACGCTCTTCCTCGAGAACGGCTGCGGCGCGTGCCACGCGATCCGAGGCACTGCCGCCGACGGAACGCTCGGCCCCGACCTCACCCACGTCGGCAGTCGTCACACGCTCGGTGCGGGCCGGAGCGATCTCGATCGCGACGCGTTGCGCAGCTGGATCGCCGATCCCGAGCGGCTGAAGCCCGGCGTGCACATGCCGTCGTTCGGGATGCTGCCCGACGAGCACCTCGAGGCGCTCGCCGCCTACCTGGAGGGCCTGCGATGA
- a CDS encoding ATP-binding protein, with translation MPRFVPATSRNEPLRSEIRHAYSSDGADWRTRLEGLLAATPNLICAVRGDENEIVLASEAVQRLAGERVLIGRALSDALPEVATDEVIAAIDELRRTGRELHRAEVSVWMRDETGAMTQRYFDLVGRPIRSRDGDVDLVAMFAQDVTELVIARKTAESASRAKDEFLAMLGHELRNPLAPIRTALELLARREGGPARLELEVIGRQVEHLVGLVDDLLDISRIDRGKIELRRETVDLAEVIEAAVEMASPLMAKREQELRIDVPARELWVDGDRARLVQIFANLITNASKYGEPRGCVEIEAKYEQRRIAVRVRDDGAGIPSELLPRIFDLFEQGRRTLDRSMGGLGLGLAIVRSLVRLHGGDVSAASEGVGRGSEFTVRLPAADEPTERTAAPVMRRVEAPTTGAARLRVLVVDDNEDAADLIAVALATEGYETATAHDGASALETAGWFAPHVAVLDLGLPMMDGCELARRLRELPEHALVRLIAVTGFGHDSDRQRAREAGFDAHLLKPIELDDLCDAIEGRSTFDHRIARG, from the coding sequence ATGCCGCGCTTCGTGCCGGCGACGTCGAGGAACGAGCCGCTGCGCTCGGAGATCCGACATGCGTACTCCTCCGACGGCGCCGACTGGCGGACCCGTCTCGAGGGGCTCCTCGCGGCGACTCCCAACCTCATCTGCGCGGTGCGCGGCGACGAGAACGAGATCGTGCTCGCGAGCGAGGCGGTGCAGCGCCTCGCGGGCGAGCGCGTGCTGATCGGTCGCGCGCTCTCGGACGCGCTGCCCGAGGTCGCGACCGACGAGGTGATCGCGGCGATCGACGAGCTGCGTCGCACCGGTCGCGAGCTGCATCGCGCCGAGGTCTCGGTGTGGATGCGCGACGAGACGGGCGCGATGACGCAGCGCTACTTCGACCTCGTCGGCCGCCCGATCCGCTCGCGCGACGGAGACGTCGACCTCGTCGCGATGTTCGCGCAGGACGTCACGGAGCTCGTGATCGCGCGCAAGACCGCGGAGTCGGCGAGCCGTGCGAAGGACGAGTTCCTCGCGATGCTGGGGCACGAGCTGCGCAATCCGCTCGCGCCGATCCGCACCGCGCTCGAGCTGCTCGCGAGGCGCGAGGGAGGCCCGGCGCGGCTCGAGCTCGAGGTGATCGGACGACAGGTCGAGCACCTCGTCGGGCTCGTCGACGATCTGCTCGACATCTCGCGGATCGATCGCGGCAAGATCGAGCTGCGCCGCGAGACCGTCGATCTCGCCGAGGTGATCGAGGCCGCGGTGGAGATGGCGAGCCCGCTGATGGCGAAGCGCGAGCAGGAGCTGCGCATCGACGTGCCGGCGCGCGAGCTCTGGGTCGACGGAGATCGCGCGCGCCTCGTGCAGATCTTCGCGAACCTGATCACCAACGCGTCGAAGTACGGCGAGCCGCGCGGGTGCGTGGAGATCGAGGCGAAGTACGAGCAACGACGCATCGCGGTGCGGGTGCGCGACGACGGCGCGGGGATTCCTTCCGAGCTCTTGCCGCGCATCTTCGATCTGTTCGAGCAAGGCCGCCGCACGCTCGATCGATCGATGGGCGGGCTCGGGCTCGGGCTCGCGATCGTGCGCAGCCTCGTGCGCCTCCACGGCGGCGACGTGTCGGCCGCGAGCGAGGGCGTGGGGCGCGGATCGGAGTTCACGGTGCGACTGCCCGCGGCGGACGAGCCGACCGAGCGCACCGCGGCGCCGGTGATGCGGCGTGTGGAGGCGCCCACGACCGGTGCGGCGCGACTGCGCGTGCTCGTCGTCGACGACAACGAGGACGCCGCCGATCTGATCGCGGTGGCGCTCGCGACCGAGGGTTACGAGACCGCGACCGCGCACGACGGCGCCAGCGCGCTCGAGACCGCGGGATGGTTCGCGCCCCACGTCGCGGTGCTCGATCTCGGGCTGCCGATGATGGACGGATGCGAGCTCGCGCGGCGACTGCGCGAGCTGCCGGAGCACGCGCTGGTGCGGCTGATCGCGGTGACGGGCTTCGGTCACGACTCGGATCGCCAGCGGGCGCGCGAAGCGGGGTTCGACGCGCACCTGCTCAAGCCGATCGAGCTCGACGATCTGTGCGACGCGATCGAGGGTCGCTCGACGTTCGACCATCGGATCGCGCGCGGCTGA
- a CDS encoding sensor histidine kinase: protein MAPSLEEKREHVGDVLVVLDDEDAERRTRGEKHDGRRPRSGARRRNSVISREIFPLASFVDNPSAWRLWRPATRRDGRSRIAPHPPMRPRLQSSLRRERIESGVHPAARRTAAARARLELALGLLAEDDGLESAEQEITLAIDLLSRELGTIDELRTQLDEREREIDEARREASRAKAQLLAMVSHELRTPLNAMLGYASMLSHGVGGPLSSEQQHKAERIEANGRELLGVIEQMLELAALDAGAMPVELQELDLGVTVRDAIRSLEPSCSRPDLRVELAIDPAVPHLRSDQAKIGKVVRCLVGNALKFTREGEVRVDVRRVLHGACIAVRDTGIGIAPEEQSRIFDPFHQVDGSPTRSVGGAGLGLASARRLVRLLGGDITLESALGEGSTFVVWLPDDEARDGAC from the coding sequence GTGGCCCCATCGCTCGAGGAGAAGCGCGAGCATGTCGGCGATGTCCTCGTTGTCCTCGACGACGAGGACGCGGAGCGGCGAACGCGCGGTGAGAAGCATGACGGCCGCCGACCTAGGTCCGGAGCACGACGCCGCAACAGCGTGATCTCGCGAGAGATCTTTCCGCTCGCGTCGTTCGTCGACAATCCGAGCGCATGGAGATTGTGGCGACCCGCGACGCGCCGAGATGGGCGGTCGCGTATCGCCCCTCACCCGCCCATGCGACCCCGACTGCAATCATCGCTACGTCGTGAGCGCATCGAGTCCGGAGTCCATCCTGCCGCGCGTCGTACAGCGGCGGCCCGTGCGCGTCTCGAGCTCGCGCTCGGGCTGCTCGCGGAAGACGACGGGCTCGAGAGCGCCGAGCAAGAGATCACCCTCGCGATCGACCTCCTCTCGCGCGAGCTGGGGACGATCGACGAGCTGCGCACGCAGCTCGACGAGCGCGAGCGCGAGATCGACGAGGCCCGTCGCGAGGCATCGCGCGCGAAGGCGCAGCTCCTCGCGATGGTCTCGCACGAGCTGCGCACACCGCTGAACGCGATGCTCGGGTACGCGTCGATGCTCTCGCACGGCGTCGGCGGCCCGCTCTCGTCCGAGCAGCAGCACAAGGCCGAGCGCATCGAGGCCAACGGGCGCGAGCTGCTCGGCGTGATCGAGCAGATGCTCGAGCTCGCAGCGCTCGACGCGGGCGCGATGCCCGTCGAGCTCCAGGAGCTCGATCTCGGCGTCACGGTGCGCGACGCCATCCGCAGCCTCGAGCCCTCGTGCTCGCGTCCCGATCTGCGTGTCGAGCTCGCGATCGATCCCGCGGTGCCGCACCTGCGGAGCGATCAGGCGAAGATCGGGAAGGTGGTGCGCTGCCTGGTGGGCAACGCGCTGAAGTTCACGCGCGAGGGCGAAGTGCGCGTCGACGTGCGACGCGTGCTCCACGGTGCGTGCATCGCGGTGCGCGACACCGGCATCGGCATCGCGCCCGAGGAGCAGTCGCGCATCTTCGATCCGTTCCACCAGGTCGACGGCTCGCCGACGCGCTCGGTCGGCGGCGCGGGCCTCGGGCTCGCGAGCGCACGCCGGCTGGTGCGCCTCCTCGGTGGCGACATCACGCTGGAGAGCGCGCTCGGCGAAGGCTCGACGTTCGTCGTGTGGCTCCCCGACGACGAAGCGCGCGACGGCGCCTGCTGA
- a CDS encoding response regulator yields the protein MLALLLERWGHEVTLRRDGRSGLAAGLAGAFDLALLDLGLPELDGFEVARQLRAARGEDSPVLIAVSGYAQPEDVEEARRAGFDRHVAKPVSERGIRSLLRMARRRRDRNATISVDAEEFRT from the coding sequence ATGCTCGCGCTTCTCCTCGAGCGATGGGGCCACGAGGTCACGCTCCGACGGGACGGGCGCAGTGGCCTCGCCGCGGGCCTCGCGGGCGCGTTCGATCTCGCGCTGCTCGATCTCGGGCTGCCCGAGCTGGACGGGTTCGAGGTCGCGCGCCAGCTGCGCGCGGCGCGCGGCGAGGACTCCCCAGTGCTGATCGCGGTCTCGGGCTATGCGCAGCCCGAGGACGTCGAGGAGGCACGCCGTGCCGGCTTCGATCGCCACGTGGCGAAGCCGGTGAGCGAGCGCGGCATCCGGAGCCTGCTGCGAATGGCGCGGCGGAGGAGGGATCGCAACGCGACGATCAGCGTGGACGCGGAGGAGTTCCGCACCTGA
- a CDS encoding response regulator has protein sequence MIGEGWDQMVNTLAGGTETEDGVPMDVVIVDDHDDTREVAAEVLRLQGFAVRDFARAEDALDAMESEPPRAAIIDLTLGAMSGEDLARKLRSTGTADHVALVAMTGHTSARENEERLWDCVLIKPVDPFDLARTLRDIVAQK, from the coding sequence GTGATCGGAGAAGGATGGGACCAGATGGTGAACACTTTGGCAGGCGGAACCGAGACCGAGGACGGCGTCCCGATGGACGTGGTCATCGTCGATGACCACGACGACACGCGCGAGGTCGCCGCGGAGGTGTTGCGGCTGCAGGGATTCGCCGTCCGCGACTTCGCGCGCGCCGAGGACGCGCTCGACGCGATGGAGTCCGAGCCGCCGCGCGCGGCGATCATCGATCTGACGCTCGGCGCGATGAGCGGCGAGGATCTCGCGCGGAAGCTGCGCTCGACGGGCACCGCCGATCACGTCGCGTTGGTCGCGATGACGGGCCACACCAGCGCGCGCGAGAACGAAGAGCGCCTCTGGGACTGCGTGCTCATCAAGCCGGTCGATCCGTTCGACCTCGCGCGCACGCTGCGCGACATCGTCGCGCAGAAATAG